CTTGTGGTCTCGCACAATAAAACACCAACAAAACGACAGCTACAAAAAGCATAATTGCAGTAAACCACTGAACAAAGCCTACACGCACCAAATATTTTAAATTATAAGCAGGCTTCAATATATATGACGGCGCCACATACACCCCACTAAGTAAACCGTAATTCTTATATGCAGACCTGACATGAATCAGTAACTCATTGTCACCTGGTACGAGTATATTATTAGCGAATTCAAACATTAACGGTTGATTATGATAACGAGATACATTCGGAGTGAATCTACCACTCTGTCCAACCCAAATACCGTTAACAAAAACAGCCGCGGTATGAGTAACGGAACTTAAATAGGCTGCCCATGAGAAATTCTTTAAGCTGCTTTGACTCACATTAAAACGTAATTTATACCAAATATCAGAATCGTCCGACTTACGCGATAACCAGTCGTCAGGTAAGCTTACCTGCTGCCAAGATACGCCACTAAGCTCATCCAAAGTAATTGCCGAAGACACTGTATATTCAGCCTCAACAATAGAAGGCACCGCAATATTATCAAAAAACTGTATCGGCATATGTAAAGTAGCTGCGTTCATTAGCAGCCAATATACAAAGATAACTATAAGCATTAAGTAACGCTTTGAAATAATCATCACTGCCCTTAATGTTTAAATGGAATAGTTTAGCTAAGATTACTAAATATTGTGACAATAATATATGTAACCTGAGTTCTGGATAAGAAGTATCGTCCAATCTTAATTTATTATTACAATTCAATAACTTAATAACATTCACCCAATTCACCTCACATGAATGCTTACTCGGTGACGAAATTTTTGTGGATAGCAAGGCGGATTGTGGTACGTAATAACGTGTTATTGCTAGGCAATCCAACGCAGCTAGGCACAAAAAGAGCGTTATCGAGAGGTTCGGCTTATCCAGTATTCAGGTTATGTAGGTCTGTATTAACGCTTAAAAATCTCCCACATACCAAATATTGGGGATTTAAAAATATCATTCTTCAGATACATTGACGCTAACTGGAATAAATCTACCGGAAGCGCTGACATCAAAACATCTACGACAAAGTGCAAGTTAACAGCCAAACAGAAGCCATTTATGAAGTAAAAATCTGGGCTTGCTTTAAAAAGCCATGAGTATTTAAACGTTATTCACGTTTAGCCCATATATGACAACCGAAATTTATGATTTTTTACTTAAAGGAAGAAATAATGAAATTATATAAAAGACCGTTACTATCCCTAATTTTTTTTCTAGGAAGCTTTAATAGCTTCGCTGGGCAGTGCATGCTAGAAATAGCATACAAACCCCAACCTTTAAGCATTCAGCTTGAAATAGAAATATCAATCATTAACGAAAGTACAGAAAAAATCGAAGTAACAAGTCATACTCGAAGGGTGACGAATATAGGCATACGTGACGCCCTGATTAAAGTTCAAGGAGGCAACTCAAGCCCAGTATGGCATCGTGTTAACCCTGGTGAAATATTCTATGGCCTTGTCGATTTGCAAACAATACGCTGCCTAAATACGCAATCTGCCAAGCGCACCCCAGCACAAATTGCAGCCGCTCTAGTTGCATCATCGGTTGACTCTCTCTGGGAAAGGGTCATTACCGAATTAAGTAATTTTTCCGGTGAATATGGTGCCGCGCAAGCATGCTCAAATCAAGGTTACGGTAATGCCTATTCGGGCAGCATAGGTAAGTTTAAAAACTTTACGCCCACAGCCTCCTTCAGTCACATGAACAATTACCTTGCTATGCAAGCGGCAAATAAAACCTATTACCAACAATTCAATTTTAATGGACGATACCCAACCACAGAATCACAATATCGCTGTGCAGCAACAGAGCAATATAAACACTGGGGATTCAACGAAGTGTATTTTGTTAACAGTATCGCTGGTGGAAATTTGATTATTGCAGAAATGAATGACTGGGTACTTATTAGTGTGCGTGGTACTCAAATGTTCATTGATGCAACCGAAGGCAATAATGACAACGCATTAATTAACTCTATTACCGATCTTCTAGCAAATGGGCCAAGCGCGCCATTGCCTGCCATGACCTTAATTACAGGTGCAAAGGGAAGAGTGCACAGTGGTTATATGGCAGTCGTTACATCTTTAATGCCACTGATAGGCAATACCCTTAAAGATATGAATGCAAAAAATAAAAAAATATTTGTTACTGGCCATAGTTTAGGTGCTGCCACTGCAACCGTACTTGCATATAAGATGAAACACGAGGGCTATAAAATCCAAGCAGCCTACACCTATGCGTCACCTAAAATAGGCGACGCTGAACTTATGGACGATATTGATGACAATTTAAACGTTTATTCTGTAATTAATTATCGAGACCCTGTGCCTGACTACCCAACACTCACCAACCATTTAAGCTTTTCACCTCAGCACTATAGTGCGGACGTTTTAATTTATTTAAATAAAAATCATACTCCTCGAGAATACAACAGTAGCAATACGGATCTCGAAAAATATTTAAACATACGTGAAGATCAAGGTAATCCTTTACCACTCACTTTCTCTGCATCCGAACTAGCGAGAGAATGGCATTTCCATAATGGTAATTTTTACGTGGCTTTTCTTTATAATTATTTTAAAGATCGTACTGTTGATTTAGTCTCAGGTACGGACATAAAACCTGACTACCAAAAGCAAGTGTGGTGCCTAGATGGAAAGTCAAACCGGCGAAAATCACAAATCAACTGGCATGACGGCACATACAATTACACACAATGGTTTTTAAATGACAGCAATGGCTACCCTGTACAAGAATGTGATGGCGAACCCAAAGACGAACCAATAATTAACACTATCCCCGTTGAAATGCCTAGTCGCAAGCCCATACAAATTCGCCGCCGTAATGCCATACAAATACAAGGAGGTATTCGCCAATGAAAACCTTAGCTATAAGACACGCATACTTCATTGTGTTCTTATTTTTATCTATGCCCACTTACGCATTTAAAATTGGCACCCATATTTGGCTTGCTGAACATATTGCTCAAGATGTAATAGACGATGGAGAATTACAATTTATAGATATAAACGACAATGAATTCGATAGCATAGAAGTAAATTGGCAACTGGCAGAGTCGATAAAAAAGCATAAGAACATCTTCATTTTTGGCACACTAGGGCCAGACCTATACCCTGATTTAGTGGCAGGACAAATGACAACCCACCCAGGCCTGCCCTTTGCGCAATTAAATTCACTTGGCCAAGAAATTAACTGTACAGATGATGCAAAAAAAGAGTGCGCCAGCCTGCCCAAAGAACTGACTGAAATTATGCGCCTCACCGGCCTTAAATTAACGGGCGACAAATGGGGATGGCAAACCGATGACTGGTTACGTCATGTGCGCACGCAAGCTTACGCGGTGACACCTAGAGGTCAGCCATCAAAGGAGATCGCCTTTGCTTATGGCTATCTACTGCATGCCGCCATGGATACTTGGGCACACAGTTACGTAAATGTAATAACAGGTGACTTATTTTCTTTGTCAGAAAACCAAGCCATCGCAGCCCGGCATGCAGGTCTAGAAGGATACTGGAATAATTTACACCCACAGCATTATGAGATGTTTAATTCACGCTTCAATCGAAAACCTACACATCAAGAAAGTCTAATGTGGTTTGCCGATTTTGGCGCCCCCAAAGAATTTGTACGCAATACTTTAATATTAAATGAAAAAACAGCTTGGCAGCACGCACGCTCAGCAGGTGCTTTACATATTTGGGCAATGTGGGCTTTCTGGGAAACCGCTAAAAACAGTCAACGAAACTTAGAACCGATTAAAAAACAACTAAACATAAGTATGAATCGAAGCATCAAGCTTGTTGACGATGCTGAAGCACTTTGGCGAACGGCAGAAGCATCAAAAAAATCAGCCGTAAAAATTTTTACAACGGCCTACAGCAACATGAAAACGGCTGAAACAGATATGCAAAACGCTGCGGCGGATTTGGCGAAGCACACAGATAACGTAATGGCTTATATTGCATCTGCCCCCGCTATTAAATACGCCCTAGCGCAAGCTAACGGTGTGCTCAACCATGTTATTGCTTTGCTGCCTGCGCACATGCAAACGAATTTAAATCATGCACGTAATCAAAAGCTTACCGCGACAACAGCATTTAATGTCATGAATACGATATATCAATCTCAAAAATCTAAACGTGACACTGCCATAAACAAAGCAACAAAAGCACTTACCGAGTTTAACTTACAAAAGCAAACACTGGCCACACTTACTCAAGCTCGCGACATCAGCTTAAAGCAATTAGACGACGCCTCAAAAACATGGCAAAGAAACATTGAAAACGGCGTCGATGCCTATATAGCCGCATATGAAGAGGTCGGACGCTCACTATTACGCCCACAAACTAATCGCTTTGAAGTAGGCAGCAGTGCACCTGAAGCATTAACGCACTGGGCCAGCTGCTGGATACCCGCTTTTGCACCGACATCAATCAATACACAGTTCATATCGCAAGCATGTCACTCAGGTTTAATAAAATATAGCGACTTCAATCAAACATTAACCACGCTTAAACAGAATGTTCTTCTGCCTACCCCATTAAGAAAAACAATCATTGAATTTGACGAGCAAATACACGATCAAATGGTTCATCACTTACCTCTTATCGG
The sequence above is a segment of the Paraglaciecola sp. L3A3 genome. Coding sequences within it:
- a CDS encoding lipase family protein, with translation MLEIAYKPQPLSIQLEIEISIINESTEKIEVTSHTRRVTNIGIRDALIKVQGGNSSPVWHRVNPGEIFYGLVDLQTIRCLNTQSAKRTPAQIAAALVASSVDSLWERVITELSNFSGEYGAAQACSNQGYGNAYSGSIGKFKNFTPTASFSHMNNYLAMQAANKTYYQQFNFNGRYPTTESQYRCAATEQYKHWGFNEVYFVNSIAGGNLIIAEMNDWVLISVRGTQMFIDATEGNNDNALINSITDLLANGPSAPLPAMTLITGAKGRVHSGYMAVVTSLMPLIGNTLKDMNAKNKKIFVTGHSLGAATATVLAYKMKHEGYKIQAAYTYASPKIGDAELMDDIDDNLNVYSVINYRDPVPDYPTLTNHLSFSPQHYSADVLIYLNKNHTPREYNSSNTDLEKYLNIREDQGNPLPLTFSASELAREWHFHNGNFYVAFLYNYFKDRTVDLVSGTDIKPDYQKQVWCLDGKSNRRKSQINWHDGTYNYTQWFLNDSNGYPVQECDGEPKDEPIINTIPVEMPSRKPIQIRRRNAIQIQGGIRQ